gacgccggattttctgggcaatgaggcccttaacgctatcgcgttcaaaTTAGCGGGCGCCTTGGCAATGCCCAGCCTGGTTTGACGATAACACAAGGCCAAGGTACAGCGCAAGACACAAAGAAAACGGACaaaagcagtgaaggagacacacaggcgctgactgcCAACTGCATAGATATAGTCAGATATATTCGCCACGCAGACAGTGGGTAGTGCGAGCCTTGTCACTCTTTCTGCCCTTTGTATTTGCGTCTTGCGCTGTACAATCtccatgcagaaccaactagctcgTCAGCTCGCTCTCGACTGCAGACGGATCTGGCCGGTATCGCGAAGCACAACATGTCATGGCCACACGTGCTCTACACGCAAATCGAAAATGATTAGTCACAAGTTCAAGATAACATTTTTGCCGTCGATGTAGAGGCCCCTCCGTTGCCTCATTCAGAACCTAGGGATCCTCCAAGGGAGAGGGAGCCCTGCAGGGGAACGTCTTTCGCAAAGCGTCCCGTGCCGGACGGATTGCTCGAGCTTGCTGCTCGAGCCCTGAGGTGAGCATCCCAGGTTTCTTTCACGACGTTCTGCACTTCGTCTGAATGTGGCGCGCGGCCCTAGTTTGCAGATTGCCCACGAGGCCTCCGAGGGCGCCACCGCACTCGCGAAATTTAGCGGGAGAACCCTGGCGCAGCTGTATACGTTGTCGGCCCAGCGGCACCAGCCCAAGCGCTATGGCGCACGTCTACTTAGAAAGGCGACGAGCTCTTTAAGCTATCGGTTATTACAAAACTGTAATACAGATCCACAGTAAATTGGCATTTAGAACAGGACAAGTGGACGTACGTTGATGATTTTTAAAGCGCCAAAATTACGGTCAGGAAAAAAAACTCTAGCAGATAGGGTTAAGAGCACTGTAAGTTTTTATTGCAGCAACAAAACTTTCATGAATGGCACCTGTAATCTGAACAAATAGAAATAAAGATTTTAAAAGAAACGCGGGAcaactttcttctttcttagacATCAGTTCTCAATAAACTTGACTTCAAAATATATGAGATTGAACAATGACTCATGCTACTGCCTTTCTGATATATTATGCCTGGACGACTTCGCGCACTGGCTGATCTTACATCTTAAAAATGACAGTGATTGCATTAAGAACGGCAAAGCAATATCGATCACAGGAATGAGAGTCGTCTGACAGAGGGGAACGTTCCTCACGTGTAAAGACATTATTGTGCTTATTGTGCCTTGTGTTCAAGGATAGCAGAGCTTAGTCCACGTAAATTACTTTGTGCTGCATGATTTGCACCACTGAAGCGTTTTTTTAGGCTACCATTTTCGCAGCGTCCCCTTCAGCCCTCATACGTTTCCACTTGTCAGGAAAATTGCAGACAAAATTTTCTGCTTACATTTTAGAAGCTGGTCTTTGCAAGACACAATGCACCGATTCCTTGTGTTTTCCCCTTTTTGAGACTGGCAATCTTTTAGCAGCCGAACAATAAACTCAAATATTGCCTCCAGTGCACGGAATTTATTGGAAACTCAGCGATTCGTTTTTCGGATTGTGAAAAATCGATGGATCTAGTCAGTCGCAGCATCGTGCGCATCATCTACGGGTCGCTTGCTGGAGTTGGCAGAAAATACATGGTAAGGGAAGCTAGGCTAGGACGTCGGATATCCTGAGATGGCGCACAATGGCACGCCAGCAGTCAGTGTTGAGACGATCGCATTGCATGCGGCCATCTCCAGGGTCGCACGCGACCGAACGGCGGACAATCCCTGTGATGACAAGGTAATTGTCCAGCAAAAAGTACTCTGCAGATGCTATCGCCCGCAGTGCCTCGGGTTCTGTCTTTCCAGAAGTCTCAATAACTTGGGCCAGCAAGCAGTGTTTCCCGGAAAAAAGTTCGAACGCCTCCACGCACAGTCTGTCCTTACAGTGCAGGACAACAAAGTCCACGGCACGATTCAAGGCAAGCCTGTTCCTGATTAACCTTTCTGAAATAAGACAGCGAGTGCTGACGTCGGTGGAAACTTCATCTATTTGAAATTCCAAAATGACTGGGTTCATCACAATTCCTTGGGACAGCTTTTCTATGAACCAGCTTAAACCCAACCCTATAACAGACAGCTTGAACTTGGTGATTCTCCTGTTACGAGCAAAGAAATCTGACAGTGACGAGGCGATCTGCGCTCCTAGCTCAAAGCTGGTTATCTCTAGTTCTCTTATTGTTTCGTTGGCTTCCAGGACATTCAAGAGCTCCTGGACACTGCGCTCTTGGACGCTATTCAAGGTAATTTTGAAAGTCCTGATAGAATGGTTGGCTCTCAGCATTCTACATAGCGCGCCTAACTTTGCCTCCGAAGTCGCGTCGGCGACAACACTGAGGGTTCTCACACGGTTGCTTGAGGCCAGGGCATTGAGGAAAGGCTTGACATTGACGTGAGAAACTCCGGAAAAGTTGATCTCGCCGAGTTCCTCGGGACACGATGTAGGGCAGGCCAGGAATGTCGATAACGGCGGCAGATCGGGCTCAGCGAGAGGCAACACCACGCGGCTGTAACCACGGACGTAGTTGAGTTTCTCCGCCAATGCTGCCCTGAAACAAGAAAAAGCCGTAAAGGGGAGTTTAGGAAGAGACAACAGGCTTTTATTCAGCCTGCGCTGAAAAGAGCGGACTCCCTTTTATTAAAGGGATTGCACTAGAGGGCAGCTTAATCACTtttcactcatttctgtttacAGAGCAGGGAAGCGCCGCCCCCATTCATAACCTCCGCACACTATTCTTTGCGACTACAGGAAAATAATATCTTGTATCACAACTGCAGCGAAGCAACACGTCCACATAGAGAAGAAAGAAACACACAACACACGGACGAACGCAGCGTTTTTACCCGTGTTTCTTCGCGGCAATGCGACCAACTAACGCAAAAGCTCATTTTACTAAGAAAAATATACCTTTGTTAAAGGTTTccttctgaacaaaaaaaaacactataaaaAGAGTTTATCACAAAAGTATTGACGCTTCTCCCTTTATAAATTAGTGAAACATTAAAATATCAAATTCGTTTAATGCTGTAATGGGTTAGAGGAGCAATAAAAACAGTCTGCTATGCCATCTAACCAATTGCTAATTTTTAACTTATATTTGCCAACGTCTGGTAATAATGTAAAAACACATTTTCTGTCTCGTGTTGTTTCAAATTTAGTTTCACCAGCACAACGGTGGCTCTGACGTAGAAGAAGAGTTGAAGGGACCTAAGGCGTATAGAACTGCACTAAAGCACTGATCCGACTTTTTTTATCCATTCTAACCTTACACAAGACCGACCAAATAACCAGAATGATAACAAATAAACAAGCAGCTATTATATCATCGTATATTTATGCCTAAGGGAAAGCCAATTAATAGTATGCGTTATAGCCACCTTTAGAATGTTTGAACTGAAATAACTTATGCGGAAATATTCGTTCACAAATTGCTTGCCGGGATGCGGTCAATTTTGTGTTCAGTTCTATATATACTGACTATAGTCCGCAATTCCAAAGAAAACGAATGCTACAAAATGTTTTATGGCCATGCTCCTCTAAAAGAGGATAATGCGCGATTTGAGTAGGAAAAGTCTGTTGTGTTACACAAAAACGCAATTTTTGAAAACTGTAATATGATAAAACGCCTTGGGGAGGACAGTGATGTTCATAACGCCTAGCCTACACGGCAGAGTTATTACTTGATGGAAACGCAAACGGAGTCGGTAGGTAAAAGTTGCAGAGGTGAGCTTAACAAAGTGTTGCGAATCTAGCGCGCAAGAACATAGTGCGACTGGTGAACGCTGAGAATTAAGGGGGGCTTCGAACCACCTCAGACATGACTtggctcttaaagggacacttagGACGAGTTTAAATTGGCCTTTGTCAATTCACTGCCCTATTCTACCCACGAAGAGATCACTGTCTACGAAAGCagggcttttataagctagaataGAACAAAAATCGAAATACAGTGTCGCCACCACTGGCAGGTTCTGAAAGTAAACGGCTTACGTCGACACTGAATATCTACACTGATAACAGAGCCGCAGCTACAAAGACGTTCACTTGAAAACGGCAGCTACCATCCTTCACGGTGTGTACGTCACGTGGTTAAATCGAGTGGTGGAAAAATCTTTAAATTTGATTTTCTCAGCCATAGATGGCTTTTCGTTAACCAAAGTTCTTTAAGAAAACATTAAAGCACCCAGAAAGAGCTGGAAAATAAATTTCACTAAGAAGAATAATTGCGTGGAGTCGCCCCCAGCGTTGCTTCAGTAGTGTTAGTAGTTATCAGTCTTGGTGACTCTAGATCCGCCGTGGCTAATTAGCATATAATTAGCGTACACTCCACGCTTATTTGGATTCACATGGAGGTTTGTTTGCATGCGCCAAAATCTCAGCGCCCTAGGGTTTATCGGATATCAACACTATAGGACTGCAGTCATCGCAGCTGGGTTCGAACACTCGTACTAACTCTCAATACTTTAATGCCACGGCCTCTAAACCACCAGTGCATGTGCACTGGTTCTTGTGCAAGTCACGGGTGGTGCACTCGTGCGTTATTTGGTTACTGTAGGTATTTAATGTACGCAAATCAGCTCACAGTTTCACAGTCAAAGTACTAGAATATAATTATGAAAATGCTAGTATAATGAGGCATTACGAACAAGCTGCTGATTTCAATAACTAAAAACAAACCGATGCAAAGCTGTACCCTACATACCTCTGTATCCGGGAAGCCCGGAACTCAGGAAACTCGAGCCTCTTCAATGTCTTGTTAGTGCGAAGTGCATCACACAGCGCAAGGACCCCGTCGAAGCCTTCCACGGCCCCGCTGAACCTCAACTTTTCCAGCTTCGTGTTCTGCGACAAGGCCTCTGCCATGCTAATCATGCAGTGGTTGTCGACATGTGCAGCCAACTCCAGGTGGAGCAGAGAAGTATTTTTTGACACTGCCAACGCCAAGGCCTCTCCGCAGCTTGGATCAATAAAAGTGAAGCCAATGCGCAACGACCTCAGCGTGGAGTTGACCTCAAGCGCAGCAAACAAGTATTTGGGTGAGTTAATGCTTCCACGCATTTCCAGGTCGAGCGTCGTCAGAGTTGCGTTGGTCTTAAGAGTGTCAGCCATGGCAGAGACATTCCTATCCAAACCTATGGATTGAAAGCGCACCCTGCTCCGTACCATTCGACTCAATGCAGCTCTGAATGTGTCCCTGTCATAGCGGTCGGTCCGAACCCAAAGCGTCAGGGACTCGCACTTGTCGAGACACTGCAGAGCCCGCATAACGCGCCTCGACAGTTGCAACTCGGTCATCTCAACAGACCTGAGAGAGTTAGAGTTACATTGCAGAATCCTTACCAGTACCGACTCGCTTATGACGTGACAGGAGCTAATCTTCAGATGCTCGATGCAACGAAGAGCGTTGACGTATGGCGGTAAGTAACACAAGTGTGTGCAGGCTTTGGACACTGCTACTTGGAGACAGCGAATGCTGCGACCGTTGTTTTTTCCTTCCGGTGGCATTGGAAAAGAATCGGCGCACATGACACGCAGGTCGTCGATGCAGCGGTGGTGTTCCAGGAGCCATGAGATGAGGAAGTCCTTTTCTAGGCAGGTGTCCGCAGTTTGCACATGCGCAAGATAGTCCAGAACGTAGCGAAGACTGAACTTCCCCGGCAAGGCCTCGACAAGTTCATACCCAAGTCCGTGCAAAACCCGGTTCCATGCGGTCAAATCTTCAATGAGCCCGCACCTATCTCGAGGTCCTACAGACGCACAGGACCTCTCAAAGTTTAACTGACCCTTCCAACTGTCGGTAACTGCGTTGTATATGGCCATGGCTCACCAAATGTGAAGGGGCGAATAACTGCAGAGGAACGGCCGGTCAGGCCTCGCTGGGCTTGGCTCGTGGTCTTAGACACTCGTGGGTCAGGCGCTGGGTGCGGCTTTTAACTGCAGCAAATGCCATGTGAATCGGTCACGAAACTAAAGACGACAAGCAATCTAAAGCGTGCCCCGCATCGATAATTTTTCCACCGATCTGACGCGTCGGCTGTAGCGCGAGGAATGTCACATGGCGGGATGCTTCGCTGCGCCGGAACTGCGTTATCAAGACGACCCAGggaacaacaaaaaaaggaagtCGACTAAGAGACAGAAGCGGCAGGAAGTGGCTGGAAGCAATGCGAGCGGCAGCATCGTGGTATGATGCGGTGTTGGCGAAGTGCTCTACGACATTGGGAAATTTAGTTGCTGCCATTGAGCCATCGCTGGTTCAAATTCCACTGTCAGCAATAATACAGTGAGACTTTTTTTTGCCGTGCCAGAAAGTGTCAGAAGATTTACACGATAGCTCTTGCTTTATATACTACTCAAGGAGGGGAATATATCTCGAGGCTaacaaaagggttcagcttaagttaagggcaactcagtgagctatggaaggaaaaatgaCAGGTGCAACGATAAGagtccggaagcgggcagagtgggtgagggaacaaacgcgagttaatgacatcatagtcgaaatcaagaggaaaacatgcgcttgggcagggaatgtaatgcgaagacgAGATATATGcagttccttaagggtaacggagtggactccaagaaaaggcaagcgtagcagggggcaaaagaaatttaggtgggcggatgagattaagaagtttacggggatacggtggccgcagctggcaaaggatagggttaattggaaagacatgggagaggccttttcctgcagtgagcgtagatTGCAGGCAACAGCTGAGCAAGAGACGAGAATGATTATTAGGGTATCAAACCACAAGCACgtaattaaagaaaaaggaaccaTAAAGTTAATACAGACTTTTATTGTGAGCAGGATAGCTTAAACAGCACCTTGtctgaaatggaagaaaagtgAGAAGAACAAGCTGGACGTCATTATACGCAAAGTATTAAGAGCACTTGCTATCCTGGTCAACGCACGAACAGAAACATTACTACACATGTTCATTCACAATACTGTAGATGAAATTACTGAAGGCCATTAGATATCGCAGAGGATACGGCTGTCAGGAAGCAGGACAGGAAGCGACGTACTTGATATGCTAGGGCTCCCATGAATTTGGTCTACGGAGGACAGAGAGGACATGAGAGATCAGCTTAGAAGCAAGATCGAGGTGTAGCCCATTCCGAAAATATGCACCCCGAATATCACAAGAAAAGAAGTAAGGCTAGTGCGAACGACATCTTGAGAACATAAGGCGGGATGGAAGAGGCAATTTACGTGAACGCGGCAGGACCGGCCGACAAGATATTAACGATAGCATGCGCGGGTGCGCAAGGCCAATTATTGCGGCATCAATTCGATTCCAGAGAGTCGCAcaggctgaggaagcggcgatagctttggcgatggtttcTATGGAGGTATCGGGTGTAATTACGGACTCCCAGACTACATGTAGTAACTGCACAAGACGAAGAATTGGTAAACTCGCAAACAGAATCCACAGAACTTAAGAAGATATATTAAACTTTAAATACACAGTCATATGGACTCCAGGACACTGTGcggatgttggaaacgaaggcgctcaagccgctgcccgcgcgctcttACCCCGGGTCCTCCTGCATTCGTACGAACATAACTATTGGGAACCACTACTAAGCTACAGGGATTTACTCTAATATTTGAGATGACCGAGGAGAATATACGCCGAACCACACAAAAACCTATAAAGTGGGCAAGGGGACATTTTAAGGAAATTGTATCGAATACCTATATAACTCCTGTCAATATCAGCTATATCCAGATTGGTACGATCCGCAATGCGCCTTCTGCGTTGACGTGGCTAACTTATATCATATGGTATGGATATGCCTGAAAAACCCAGCTCTACTAAGAATCAAGAACTCAACAACTgtggactgggaggcggcgctgtccagctgaCATTCGGATGACCAGCATTCGCTGGTGAACCGCGCAAGAGCTGCGGCAAAGGCCAATGGTCTCCAGGTAAGAGGGCCCACCCAAACATgcttcttcgtcttcctcttaaaacatggcacatacccacatggggggattgttatcgttgtttgcctcacaaacaACAATAATCCTTAGGAATTGGccaaggttgttgttgttgttgactcAGAAATGATGGCGcacacccacggcgggggattggccagggtttggtgcagatccaaacagggaaaAACTCATCCAGATTTATCTCAAGTGGCGCATAAATAGAAATGAatctgaaagaaaagaaaatcacgaaatTTAAGAGATCTTGGGATATCAGAATGAAAATCGGGAAAACAAAGCGGCGTGGattgaataaataaatttaaaaaatgaatcagaaaaaaataattttgagaggaaagtaaggGCTTCGAAAGGTTAACACAAAATTCTCCCGGTTTAaataatatacttgtgaagaagctgacacacctgcctaatggcatgccctttgacggttgcccTGAAGGAGaagaggacgggaagagtaaacgacagccctaattgagcgagaggattttgcgaaaactgaattctctgccgctCAAACCGcaggcagtagaggatgaaatgatctatcgtttcaacgtccccgcatgacgcacatagattcgacggcgtgaacccagaacggcataaatatagattaaggcaaGGAATCCTACAGCGCCACAGcttcatggaaacctcacattgtcttgatgctcaagaacgtatgttccatgggtaTTTTAAATAGTTAAAATCCGCTGTACCAatgatgggctcatggctcaggtaatggtgtatttggtaacgttcacaacgggacgtggtcagcagGATAAGGTTAGAAACGACACgggcaacaggcccattgatggctgatttcgctaagaaatcggccatcgaatttgaagtaatacCACAGTGCCCTGGGAACCACTAAAAGGGCGCCAGTTAGACATGACATGGCATTAAGGATGACATGGCATTAAGTGCATTAAGGATCTGTACAAGAGACTAGTTGCCGAACTGTCTAGCGCTGCCAATACTGAGAGAAGGTCCGAAagaatgataacttgagaaatattgcggagaactttttgaagggccaagTCAATAGCGAGAAATTTAGCAGaaaaaattggtgtataatcagggacccggGTAGAATAACTCTTTGCGTATAGCTgcagcgtatggtcgaagcaaacagctgctgcagcctgcacattgctaacgcactgcacggacctaagcgagactgcaattctagacaagaggtgctcagtaaacacatattgaggcagtttgtaaagcggccaacttttatctagaaacaaagctTGGTTAGTAAAAAATTTGGAGGAGCCACACCAGGCATAGGCTCAAGTCCtcgtaagaaggtgcgcactatgagaagctggaagcgagaattcgagtcccgtatgcgagcttccaaAAATAGGAcacaatttgccactgattttggtaagcCCAGGCAAAGCTATAGAGTGCgtctctccaaaagaaccagaggttgaattttaTATACAGGGCAACCGGAGAAGAGAACGCatccgaactccaaaattggtcttacgtaagtcttatggagaaataagagagtgtctctgcgcataccggAATTCTTATGGCTGATTCGCGTCAAGCAACCGAGAGTTCGCTCACCTTTGAGgactatacttctgatatgaggtcgcTAGTCTAGATCAGGGTCGTATATTACGCCtaggtactttaaggactcaacttgcggAATTTGGGTGCCACAATAGAGTATACAGATAAAAACAGGGGAGGCTGCAGGAAAAAcgagaacggaagatttgttcacatTGAGAATCAAAcgtaacttgcccagccatactcCCAAGGAATTCAGGTAGGCCTGCAATAGCTGGTCAAGTGAatgaatgtctctagcagaagcaaaaaaaaaaagctgtctcgTGCGCATACACATAAATTTTGATGTCACCCTGAATACGTATGTCCCGTATAAGTATGTTA
The genomic region above belongs to Amblyomma americanum isolate KBUSLIRL-KWMA chromosome 9, ASM5285725v1, whole genome shotgun sequence and contains:
- the LOC144103941 gene encoding uncharacterized protein LOC144103941; the encoded protein is MAIYNAVTDSWKGQLNFERSCASVGPRDRCGLIEDLTAWNRVLHGLGYELVEALPGKFSLRYVLDYLAHVQTADTCLEKDFLISWLLEHHRCIDDLRVMCADSFPMPPEGKNNGRSIRCLQVAVSKACTHLCYLPPYVNALRCIEHLKISSCHVISESVLVRILQCNSNSLRSVEMTELQLSRRVMRALQCLDKCESLTLWVRTDRYDRDTFRAALSRMVRSRVRFQSIGLDRNVSAMADTLKTNATLTTLDLEMRGSINSPKYLFAALEVNSTLRSLRIGFTFIDPSCGEALALAVSKNTSLLHLELAAHVDNHCMISMAEALSQNTKLEKLRFSGAVEGFDGVLALCDALRTNKTLKRLEFPEFRASRIQRAALAEKLNYVRGYSRVVLPLAEPDLPPLSTFLACPTSCPEELGEINFSGVSHVNVKPFLNALASSNRVRTLSVVADATSEAKLGALCRMLRANHSIRTFKITLNSVQERSVQELLNVLEANETIRELEITSFELGAQIASSLSDFFARNRRITKFKLSVIGLGLSWFIEKLSQGIVMNPVILEFQIDEVSTDVSTRCLISERLIRNRLALNRAVDFVVLHCKDRLCVEAFELFSGKHCLLAQVIETSGKTEPEALRAIASAEYFLLDNYLVITGIVRRSVACDPGDGRMQCDRLNTDCWRAIVRHLRISDVLA